One Desulfomicrobium apsheronum genomic region harbors:
- a CDS encoding ribonuclease HII, with protein MLSPKGCTQFADQIQAGIDEAGRGCLAGPVVAGAVILPSDFDLPGLTDSKKLSSRRREVLAQAIKAQAVSWALGFSWPGEIDRINILQATLAAMARALDALTVCPGLVLVDGNQRFPSSLPQMTVVGGDALHPCISAASILAKTFRDDLLLCMDQRYPGYGFAVHKGYGTKAHLDALRRLGPSPAHRVSFRGVGPAPREAQLWLPGI; from the coding sequence TTGCTCAGCCCCAAAGGCTGCACTCAGTTCGCGGATCAGATTCAGGCCGGTATCGACGAGGCCGGACGCGGCTGTCTTGCCGGTCCGGTGGTGGCGGGGGCAGTCATATTGCCCTCGGATTTCGACCTTCCGGGCCTGACCGATTCCAAAAAGCTCTCCTCGCGACGGCGCGAGGTGCTTGCACAAGCCATCAAGGCCCAGGCAGTGTCCTGGGCCTTAGGTTTTTCCTGGCCCGGCGAAATCGACCGCATCAATATCCTGCAGGCCACCTTGGCCGCCATGGCTCGTGCCCTGGACGCCCTCACGGTCTGTCCAGGCCTGGTTCTGGTGGACGGCAACCAGCGTTTCCCCTCTTCCCTGCCCCAAATGACCGTGGTCGGCGGCGACGCCCTCCATCCCTGCATTTCAGCGGCCTCCATCTTGGCCAAGACCTTTCGGGACGATCTTTTGCTGTGCATGGACCAGCGTTATCCGGGTTACGGGTTCGCCGTGCACAAGGGATACGGCACCAAGGCGCACCTTGATGCGCTGCGCAGGCTTGGTCCGAGCCCGGCGCACAGGGTCAGTTTTCGTGGCGTGGGGCCAGCGCCCCGGGAGGCGCAGCTGTGGCTGCCCGGCATCTGA
- the rplS gene encoding 50S ribosomal protein L19, whose protein sequence is MNIIQKIENEHLRADHPRFRAGDTVKVHTRIIEGEKERIQVFQGVVLRLKKGTTDSTFIVRKVSDGVGVERIFPLHAPTIDRIEVISEGVVRQSRIYYLRSLRGKAARIKTKNAW, encoded by the coding sequence ATGAACATCATCCAGAAGATTGAAAACGAGCACCTGCGTGCCGACCATCCCCGCTTCCGCGCCGGTGACACGGTCAAGGTGCATACCCGCATCATCGAAGGCGAGAAAGAACGCATCCAGGTTTTCCAGGGCGTGGTTCTGCGTTTGAAGAAGGGCACCACCGACAGCACGTTCATCGTGCGCAAGGTTTCCGATGGCGTCGGCGTGGAGCGCATCTTCCCCCTGCATGCCCCGACCATCGACCGCATCGAAGTTATTTCCGAAGGCGTGGTTCGTCAGAGCCGCATCTACTACCTGCGTAGCCTCAGAGGCAAAGCTGCCCGTATCAAGACCAAGAACGCCTGGTAG
- a CDS encoding YraN family protein yields the protein MAARHLITGKAGEELAAAFLAEKGLRIVERNFSCTSGEIDLICEDAGTIVFVEVKTRSGHVRGEPGEAIGPAKKKRLIKAGTLYLSRHRAWSRPCRFDLVSILFLIGETVVEHWEDIIDVRDGLDRGHAPWQPW from the coding sequence GTGGCTGCCCGGCATCTGATCACGGGCAAGGCCGGCGAAGAACTGGCTGCCGCGTTTTTGGCGGAAAAGGGACTCAGGATTGTTGAACGAAATTTCAGCTGCACAAGCGGCGAAATCGATCTGATTTGCGAGGATGCAGGGACGATCGTCTTTGTCGAGGTCAAGACCCGTTCCGGTCATGTGCGCGGGGAGCCCGGCGAAGCCATCGGACCGGCCAAGAAGAAGCGCTTGATCAAGGCGGGGACGCTATACCTGAGCCGTCATCGGGCCTGGAGCAGACCATGCCGCTTCGATCTGGTCAGCATACTATTTCTGATCGGAGAAACGGTCGTCGAACACTGGGAGGATATCATTGATGTACGGGACGGTCTGGATCGTGGCCACGCCCCTTGGCAACCTTGGTGA